The following proteins are encoded in a genomic region of Leifsonia psychrotolerans:
- the rpoZ gene encoding DNA-directed RNA polymerase subunit omega — protein sequence MATKPAGIIDPPIDDLLSKVDSKYALVIFASKRARQINDYYADLHEGSLFDNVGPLVDSTVEDKPLSVALREINEDKLISTPIVE from the coding sequence ATGGCCACCAAGCCCGCTGGCATCATCGACCCGCCCATCGACGACCTGCTCTCGAAGGTTGACTCCAAGTACGCCCTGGTGATCTTCGCGTCCAAGCGCGCCCGCCAGATCAACGACTACTACGCTGACCTGCACGAAGGCAGCCTGTTCGACAACGTCGGACCGCTCGTCGACTCCACCGTCGAAGACAAGCCGCTCTCGGTTGCCCTGCGTGAGATCAACGAGGACAAGCTGATCTCGACGCCTATCGTCGAATAA
- the coaBC gene encoding bifunctional phosphopantothenoylcysteine decarboxylase/phosphopantothenate--cysteine ligase CoaBC — translation MSTVPTIVVGITGGIAAYKAVNVVRAFVLRGYDVHVVATDAALRFVGAPTLEAISRNPVHTSLYEGVAEVRHVAIGQSADLIVVAPATANSIAKLAAGLADDLLGNTILASTAPLVIAPAMHTEMWNNPATVANVATLRSRGITIIGPGYGALTGTDIGAGRMEEPEVIVEGALAVLAASQSESDSAAGDLSGRRVLISAGGTREALDPVRFLGNRSSGKQGVALAEAAASRGARVTLVAANLEVDPPAGVEVIRVSSARELNAAMQAAAGDTDVLIMAAAVADYRPVTVAEGKIKKEHTGDRLTLELVKNPDILAALAAARRPGQIVIGFAAETEADTDALLALGRAKVSRKGCDFLVINRVGWNEGFASDDNTVIVLDAHGAIVNEASGAKLSVANRILDVVV, via the coding sequence ATGTCGACAGTCCCCACGATCGTCGTCGGTATCACCGGCGGCATCGCGGCCTATAAGGCTGTCAACGTTGTGCGCGCCTTCGTGCTGCGCGGATACGACGTTCATGTCGTCGCAACCGACGCGGCCCTGCGTTTCGTCGGTGCCCCGACGCTCGAGGCGATCTCCCGCAACCCGGTACATACGAGCCTCTATGAGGGCGTCGCCGAGGTGCGCCATGTCGCCATTGGGCAGAGTGCCGACCTGATCGTCGTGGCTCCGGCCACGGCCAACAGCATCGCAAAGCTGGCCGCGGGCCTGGCCGACGATCTGCTCGGCAACACCATTTTGGCCAGCACCGCTCCGCTGGTAATCGCCCCGGCGATGCACACCGAAATGTGGAACAACCCGGCCACTGTGGCCAACGTGGCCACCCTGCGCAGCCGAGGCATCACCATCATCGGCCCCGGATACGGTGCCCTGACCGGCACCGATATCGGCGCCGGGCGCATGGAAGAGCCCGAGGTCATCGTCGAGGGGGCCCTCGCCGTGCTGGCCGCATCTCAGTCAGAATCGGATTCCGCGGCTGGCGATCTCTCGGGCAGGCGTGTGCTGATCAGCGCCGGCGGCACCCGCGAGGCGCTTGACCCGGTGCGTTTTCTCGGCAACCGGTCCAGCGGCAAGCAGGGAGTCGCCCTGGCTGAGGCCGCGGCGAGCCGCGGCGCCAGAGTCACGCTGGTCGCCGCGAATCTCGAGGTCGACCCGCCCGCGGGGGTCGAGGTCATCCGGGTGTCGAGTGCGCGTGAGCTCAACGCCGCGATGCAGGCCGCTGCAGGAGACACCGACGTGCTGATCATGGCGGCCGCCGTGGCCGACTACCGCCCGGTCACCGTGGCGGAGGGCAAGATCAAAAAAGAGCACACCGGCGACAGGCTCACTCTCGAGCTCGTGAAGAACCCCGATATCTTGGCCGCTCTAGCTGCCGCCCGCCGACCGGGTCAGATCGTGATCGGCTTTGCCGCTGAGACCGAGGCCGACACCGACGCGCTGCTGGCGCTCGGGCGCGCGAAGGTCAGCCGTAAGGGCTGCGACTTCCTGGTAATCAACCGGGTGGGCTGGAACGAGGGCTTTGCGTCAGATGACAACACCGTCATCGTGCTCGATGCCCACGGAGCTATAGTGAATGAGGCCTCCGGAGCGAAATTGTCGGTGGCCAATCGTATTCTTGACGTGGTCGTCTGA
- the metK gene encoding methionine adenosyltransferase yields the protein MSDLRLFTSESVTEGHPDKICDQISDSILDALLTEDPHSRVAVETLVTTGLVHVAGEVTTEAYVEIPSIVRKCITDIGYNSSDVWFDGRSCGVSISIGGQSPDIAQGVDAAFESREESSTERYDQQGAGDQGIMFGYATRETPELMPIPIWIAHRMAERLALVRKSGDLSYLRPDGKTQVTIGYDGIRPRTVETVVVSSQHSPSVTTAQLRAEVEELVIRPVLDLIDLDSSSAQTLINPTGRFEIGGPQGDAGLTGRKIIIDTYGGSSRHGGGAFSGKDPSKVDRSAAYAMRWVAKNAVAAGLAERLEVQVAYAIGKASPVGLYVETFGTGVMSDTAITAAIREVFDLRPGAIINDLDLLRPIYAQTAAYGHFGRELPDFTWERLDRVDELRVAAKL from the coding sequence ATGAGCGACCTACGCCTTTTCACTTCGGAATCCGTCACGGAGGGTCACCCAGACAAGATCTGTGACCAGATTTCCGACAGCATCCTCGATGCGCTTCTCACCGAAGACCCGCACAGTCGGGTCGCCGTCGAGACTCTCGTGACGACTGGGCTCGTGCACGTTGCCGGCGAGGTGACGACCGAAGCCTACGTCGAGATTCCCTCGATCGTACGCAAATGCATCACCGATATCGGCTATAACTCTTCCGACGTCTGGTTCGACGGTCGCTCCTGCGGCGTCTCCATCTCGATTGGCGGGCAGTCGCCCGACATCGCGCAGGGTGTCGATGCCGCGTTCGAGTCGCGCGAAGAGTCAAGTACTGAGCGTTACGACCAGCAGGGTGCCGGCGACCAGGGCATCATGTTCGGCTATGCCACTCGCGAGACTCCCGAACTCATGCCCATTCCCATTTGGATCGCACACCGTATGGCCGAGCGTCTCGCCCTGGTGCGCAAGTCCGGCGACCTCTCCTACCTGCGCCCCGACGGTAAAACCCAGGTCACAATCGGTTACGACGGAATCAGGCCACGCACGGTCGAAACCGTGGTCGTCTCGAGCCAGCACTCGCCCTCGGTCACGACCGCACAGCTGCGCGCCGAGGTCGAAGAACTCGTGATTCGACCGGTTCTCGATCTGATCGACCTCGACTCGTCGTCGGCCCAAACCTTGATCAACCCGACAGGTCGATTCGAAATCGGCGGTCCGCAGGGTGACGCCGGGCTCACCGGGCGCAAAATCATCATCGACACCTACGGGGGGTCCAGCCGTCACGGCGGCGGGGCCTTCAGCGGTAAAGACCCGTCGAAGGTCGACCGTTCGGCCGCCTACGCCATGCGCTGGGTCGCCAAGAACGCAGTAGCGGCCGGTCTGGCCGAACGCCTCGAGGTTCAGGTCGCGTACGCCATCGGCAAGGCGTCTCCCGTGGGGCTCTACGTCGAAACCTTCGGCACCGGCGTGATGAGCGACACCGCCATCACTGCTGCGATCCGCGAGGTCTTCGACCTGCGCCCGGGTGCGATCATCAACGACCTCGACCTGCTGCGCCCGATCTACGCGCAGACTGCGGCATATGGTCACTTCGGCCGCGAGCTTCCCGACTTCACCTGGGAGCGTCTCGACCGCGTCGACGAGCTGCGCGTAGCGGCCAAGCTTTAG
- a CDS encoding primosomal protein N', giving the protein MRTGLVARVLVDSPLPQLDHLFDYAIPDELAAHAVPGVRVRMPLRSKGRVADGYLIEVIDPAELPAEGVIPEFSGKLSPIDSIVSTVPVLQSEIYTLARRLADRAAGNANDIIRLAVPGRQVRVEKAWVAAQESAESAVDISPTKSVASDGHVRFADYPPGVLECIVAEHSRRAIAAVPRLVRLPNGTTIGHWAMTLAELAVQTLEQGQSAIIVVPDFRDQDQVQAALDVLAPAEAVSRVDARQSNPDRYRAFLACLGAAPRIVLGNRSAVYAPARNLGLIMLWDDGDPLHGEPLSPYVHSRDAALVRQELTGCALVLLGHSRSVEAQRLVAVGWLDEVNPAKDTHPRVIPTDFQGEPDPQARAARIPTAAWLAAKAAIADGPVLVQVATPGYAPFLACQTCKKPARCTACQGPLGQKSAGSTPACRWCGALAVGWTCVHCEGHTFRVMTVGAGRTAEELGRAFPGSRVIVADGDHPIQTLGAEPALVIATRGAEPIPTGGYRAILLLDGERMLARESLRVGEDCLRWWSNAAALAAPGAPVILVGVGGALATAVNGWRPAAYAYAELTDRKLLRFPPAVRVASVVGTADDVDRALLELGELSDVDVLGPVTTDAPLVRAVVRFGYAHGDEVARVLKAHVVQNASRRRAPKGGSFRPAPTLKVRFDDPELL; this is encoded by the coding sequence ATGCGCACCGGGCTCGTCGCGCGAGTGCTGGTCGACTCTCCGCTGCCGCAGCTCGACCACCTGTTCGACTACGCCATTCCCGACGAGCTTGCCGCTCACGCGGTTCCGGGTGTGCGCGTGCGGATGCCGCTGCGCTCGAAGGGTCGGGTGGCCGATGGCTATCTGATCGAGGTCATCGACCCGGCTGAGCTGCCCGCTGAGGGGGTTATTCCCGAATTCAGTGGCAAGCTCAGCCCGATCGACTCGATTGTGTCGACCGTTCCCGTGCTTCAGTCCGAGATCTACACCCTGGCCCGGCGCCTGGCCGATCGCGCCGCCGGGAACGCGAACGACATCATCCGTCTCGCGGTGCCCGGCCGGCAGGTGCGGGTCGAGAAGGCCTGGGTGGCTGCACAAGAATCGGCTGAATCTGCGGTCGACATCTCGCCGACGAAGTCAGTTGCCTCTGATGGCCACGTTCGTTTCGCCGACTACCCGCCCGGCGTACTCGAATGCATCGTGGCCGAGCACAGCCGCCGCGCCATTGCTGCAGTGCCGCGCCTCGTGCGCTTGCCGAACGGCACCACGATCGGTCATTGGGCGATGACGCTCGCCGAACTTGCGGTGCAGACCCTGGAGCAGGGCCAGAGCGCGATCATCGTCGTGCCAGACTTTCGTGACCAAGACCAAGTGCAGGCCGCCCTCGACGTGCTCGCGCCAGCCGAGGCGGTCAGTCGCGTCGACGCCCGGCAGAGCAACCCCGATCGGTACCGCGCGTTCCTGGCCTGCCTCGGCGCGGCTCCGCGCATTGTTTTGGGCAACCGGTCGGCCGTCTACGCTCCGGCCCGCAACCTGGGGTTGATCATGCTGTGGGACGACGGCGACCCGTTGCACGGTGAGCCGCTCAGCCCGTACGTGCATTCCCGTGACGCCGCGCTCGTTCGCCAGGAACTCACGGGGTGCGCGCTTGTGCTGCTGGGGCACTCGCGCAGTGTCGAGGCTCAGCGCCTCGTGGCTGTCGGCTGGCTCGACGAGGTGAACCCCGCGAAAGACACACATCCGCGGGTCATTCCCACAGATTTTCAGGGGGAGCCAGACCCGCAGGCGCGCGCCGCCCGCATTCCGACGGCCGCGTGGCTTGCGGCAAAGGCAGCCATCGCCGACGGTCCGGTCTTGGTGCAGGTCGCCACTCCCGGCTATGCGCCGTTTCTCGCCTGTCAGACCTGCAAAAAGCCGGCCAGGTGCACCGCCTGTCAGGGGCCGCTCGGTCAGAAGTCGGCCGGTTCGACGCCGGCCTGCCGCTGGTGCGGCGCCCTGGCCGTCGGCTGGACCTGCGTTCATTGCGAAGGCCACACCTTCCGGGTGATGACCGTCGGCGCCGGCCGTACCGCCGAAGAACTCGGCCGTGCCTTCCCCGGCTCCCGTGTCATCGTGGCCGACGGCGATCACCCGATTCAAACGCTGGGCGCCGAACCGGCTCTCGTGATCGCCACTCGGGGCGCCGAACCCATTCCGACGGGCGGCTACCGGGCAATTCTCCTGCTTGACGGCGAACGGATGCTCGCCCGCGAGTCCCTACGCGTCGGCGAGGACTGTCTGCGCTGGTGGTCGAACGCCGCGGCGTTGGCGGCGCCGGGCGCGCCAGTCATTCTTGTCGGGGTCGGCGGAGCTCTCGCCACCGCCGTGAACGGCTGGCGTCCTGCTGCCTACGCGTATGCCGAGCTGACCGACCGCAAATTGTTGCGGTTCCCGCCCGCGGTGCGCGTGGCATCCGTCGTGGGCACAGCCGACGATGTGGATCGTGCCTTGCTCGAACTCGGCGAGCTGTCCGACGTCGACGTGCTCGGGCCGGTCACGACCGACGCGCCGTTGGTGCGTGCCGTCGTGCGGTTCGGCTACGCGCATG